In a genomic window of Lysobacterales bacterium:
- the rpsE gene encoding 30S ribosomal protein S5 yields MSNNDREQGDGLQEKLIAVNRVAKTVKGGRQMSFTALTVVGDGEGRVGLGYGKAREVPAAIAKAMDRARKAMVKVSLKNGTLQYAVKANHGAARVFMQPASEGTGVIAGGAMRAVFEVVGVRNVLAKAVGSRNPINLVRATIRGLQAIQSPADIAAKRGKKLEDLVPNHD; encoded by the coding sequence ATGAGCAACAACGATCGTGAACAGGGCGATGGCCTCCAGGAGAAGCTGATCGCCGTCAATCGCGTGGCCAAGACCGTCAAGGGTGGCCGCCAGATGAGTTTTACCGCGCTGACCGTCGTCGGTGATGGCGAGGGCCGCGTCGGTCTCGGGTACGGCAAGGCGCGCGAAGTGCCGGCCGCGATCGCGAAGGCGATGGACCGCGCGCGCAAGGCGATGGTCAAGGTGTCACTCAAGAATGGCACGCTGCAGTACGCGGTAAAGGCAAACCACGGTGCGGCGCGCGTGTTCATGCAGCCGGCATCGGAAGGTACTGGCGTAATCGCTGGTGGTGCAATGCGTGCGGTGTTCGAAGTTGTCGGCGTGCGCAACGTGCTGGCCAAGGCCGTCGGTTCGCGCAATCCGATCAATCTGGTGCGCGCCACGATCAGGGGCCTTCAGGCGATCCAGTCGCCGGCCGATATCGCCGCGAAGCGCGGCAAGAAACTCGAAGACCTGGTGCCGAACCATGACTAA
- the rpmD gene encoding 50S ribosomal protein L30, producing MTKPTESTVTVRLVKSPNSCPAIHRLSVKALGLGKLNSVRTLKDSPQVRGLINKVNYLVRVEN from the coding sequence ATGACTAAGCCAACCGAATCGACGGTTACCGTCCGTCTCGTCAAGAGCCCGAACAGTTGCCCAGCGATCCATCGCCTGAGCGTGAAGGCGCTTGGTCTTGGCAAGCTCAACAGCGTTCGTACCCTCAAGGACTCACCGCAGGTGCGTGGCCTGATCAACAAGGTCAACTACCTCGTCCGCGTCGAAAACTGA
- the rplO gene encoding 50S ribosomal protein L15, with protein MRLNTIKPAAGARTARTRVGRGIGSGLGKTAGRGHKGSYARTGKGKIKPGFEGGQMPLQRRLPKVGFRSKLKADTAEVRLYQLDALKDTMVDLAALVAANLIDSAAKRCKVVAKGEVKRAYTLRGLLATAGAKAAIEAAGGKME; from the coding sequence ATGCGTCTCAATACCATCAAGCCCGCTGCTGGCGCGCGTACGGCGCGCACTCGCGTCGGCCGCGGTATCGGTTCTGGTCTCGGCAAGACCGCGGGTCGTGGCCACAAGGGTTCGTACGCGCGCACCGGCAAGGGCAAGATCAAGCCGGGCTTCGAAGGCGGCCAGATGCCGTTGCAGCGCCGTTTGCCGAAGGTCGGTTTCCGCTCCAAGCTGAAGGCCGACACCGCGGAAGTCCGGCTGTATCAACTCGATGCACTTAAGGACACCATGGTGGACTTGGCAGCGTTAGTTGCAGCCAACCTGATCGATTCGGCCGCCAAGCGCTGCAAGGTGGTCGCCAAGGGCGAGGTCAAGCGTGCCTACACGCTGAGGGGCTTGCTCGCCACGGCCGGGGCCAAGGCTGCGATCGAAGCGGCCGGCGGCAAGATGGAGTAA
- the secY gene encoding preprotein translocase subunit SecY, giving the protein MTELRDRLIFVVLALIVFRLGTFVPVPGVNPQAMTQLMESQGGTILDMFNMFSGGALERLSVFALNVVPYISASIIIQLMATMVPSMQAWRKEGEAGRRRLSQLTRYGAVGLAAFQAFGVAVALQSQTTSAGGFPVVVNPGPSFIISAVIGLTAGTMFLMWLGEQITERGVGNGISLIIFAGIVAGLPSAVGISLQKLASGEINVFIGIGILVVVVATILFVVFMERGQRRITVNYARRMGGSRAYNNQSSHLPLKINMSGVIPAIFASSFIMFPATIAAMGGNISGEGWLAQLSTFLRRVSNLLMPGEPLYLVTFATLIIVFAFFYTAMVFNSAETAENLKKSGALIPGIRPGKSTADYVDGVMTRLTGIGALYLVAVCLLPTILQTGWNVPFYFGGTSLLIVVVVVMDFTAQIQAHLVSSQYESLLKKTNLKNYGRSGSVR; this is encoded by the coding sequence ATGACCGAGCTTCGCGATCGCCTGATCTTCGTCGTGCTGGCGTTGATCGTTTTTCGTCTCGGCACCTTTGTGCCGGTGCCGGGTGTCAATCCGCAGGCGATGACGCAGCTGATGGAGAGCCAGGGTGGCACCATCCTCGACATGTTCAACATGTTCTCCGGCGGTGCGCTTGAGCGCCTGTCGGTATTCGCGCTGAATGTTGTCCCCTACATCTCGGCATCGATCATTATCCAGCTGATGGCGACGATGGTGCCGTCGATGCAGGCGTGGCGAAAAGAAGGAGAGGCAGGACGTCGTCGGCTTTCGCAATTGACGCGATACGGCGCGGTCGGCTTGGCGGCGTTCCAGGCCTTCGGCGTGGCGGTGGCATTGCAGAGCCAGACCACGTCGGCAGGAGGCTTCCCCGTCGTCGTGAACCCGGGTCCATCGTTCATCATCAGCGCGGTCATCGGACTGACTGCCGGGACCATGTTCCTGATGTGGCTCGGCGAACAGATCACCGAGCGCGGTGTGGGCAACGGCATATCCCTGATTATTTTCGCGGGCATCGTCGCCGGACTGCCGAGCGCGGTGGGCATTTCCTTGCAGAAGCTGGCCTCGGGCGAGATCAACGTGTTCATCGGGATCGGCATTCTTGTCGTGGTCGTCGCGACGATCTTGTTCGTCGTGTTCATGGAGCGAGGTCAACGGCGCATCACCGTGAACTACGCAAGGCGCATGGGCGGTTCGCGCGCTTACAACAACCAGAGTTCGCATCTGCCGCTCAAGATCAACATGTCGGGCGTGATTCCGGCCATCTTTGCCTCGTCCTTCATCATGTTCCCGGCGACGATCGCGGCCATGGGTGGCAACATTAGTGGCGAAGGCTGGCTGGCCCAGTTGTCCACGTTCCTGCGGCGGGTTTCCAACTTGCTGATGCCGGGCGAGCCGCTTTATCTGGTGACCTTCGCCACCCTGATCATCGTGTTCGCCTTCTTCTACACGGCGATGGTGTTCAACTCGGCTGAGACTGCAGAGAACCTGAAGAAGTCCGGCGCGCTGATCCCCGGCATTCGTCCCGGCAAGTCGACAGCGGATTACGTCGATGGCGTGATGACGCGACTCACCGGGATCGGAGCGTTGTATCTGGTGGCGGTTTGTCTGTTGCCGACGATCCTGCAGACCGGCTGGAATGTGCCGTTCTATTTCGGCGGAACCTCGCTGCTGATCGTGGTGGTCGTGGTGATGGATTTCACCGCGCAGATTCAGGCGCACCTGGTGTCGTCTCAGTACGAGAGCCTGCTGAAGAAGACGAACTTGAAGAATTATGGTCGCAGTGGATCCGTCCGCTGA
- the rpsM gene encoding 30S ribosomal protein S13 codes for MARIAGVNIPVHKHAWIGLQSIFGIGRSRSKKVCVAAGVDLATKVKDLTDAQVERLRQEITKFTGGGGVRREVGISIKRLQDLGCYRGLRHRRGLPVRGQRTRTNARTRKGPRRAIKK; via the coding sequence ATGGCGCGTATCGCCGGTGTGAATATTCCGGTCCACAAGCATGCGTGGATCGGGTTGCAGAGCATTTTCGGGATCGGACGATCCCGTTCGAAGAAGGTTTGTGTGGCGGCGGGTGTCGACCTGGCCACCAAGGTCAAGGATCTGACGGACGCCCAAGTCGAGCGTCTGCGTCAGGAGATCACGAAGTTCACGGGCGGGGGCGGCGTGCGCCGGGAGGTCGGCATCAGCATCAAGCGCCTGCAGGATCTCGGTTGCTACCGTGGCCTGCGCCATCGTCGTGGTCTGCCGGTGCGCGGACAGCGAACGCGAACCAATGCGCGTACGCGCAAGGGTCCGCGCAGGGCGATCAAGAAGTAA
- the rpsK gene encoding 30S ribosomal protein S11, whose product MNAKTQGAVKPRKKVKRVVTDGIAHVQASFNNTIITITDRQGNALSWATSGGAGFRGSRKSTPFAAQVAAEKAGRAALDYGLKSVEVRIKGPGPGRESAVRALNALGYKVSNIIDITPIPHNGCRPPKKRRV is encoded by the coding sequence ATGAATGCCAAGACTCAAGGGGCTGTCAAGCCCAGGAAGAAGGTCAAGCGCGTCGTTACCGACGGTATCGCGCATGTCCAGGCTTCGTTCAACAACACCATCATTACGATCACCGATCGGCAGGGCAACGCCCTGTCGTGGGCGACTTCGGGCGGCGCCGGCTTTCGCGGTTCGCGCAAGTCGACCCCTTTCGCTGCGCAGGTGGCTGCCGAGAAGGCCGGTCGTGCGGCGCTCGACTACGGGCTGAAGTCCGTCGAAGTGCGTATCAAGGGCCCCGGCCCGGGCCGCGAGTCCGCGGTTCGTGCTCTCAATGCCCTCGGCTACAAGGTGTCGAACATCATCGACATCACGCCGATCCCGCACAACGGCTGCCGTCCGCCGAAGAAGCGTCGCGTCTAA
- the rpsD gene encoding 30S ribosomal protein S4, with protein MARYIGPTCKLARREGADLSLKSPARALDSKCKLEQKPGQHGAAKKGKMSDYAVQLREKQKVKRIYGLLERQFRLYYAKASNLKGATGENLLRLLESRLDNVVFRMGFAVTRAGARQLVAHKSITVNGKKVNLASYQVKPGDEVAVAEGARKQLRIQEALTLSQEMDLTPGWVEVDAKKMAGTFKVAPDRADLPSDINENLIVELYSK; from the coding sequence ATGGCTCGTTATATCGGTCCTACCTGCAAGCTCGCGCGTCGTGAAGGCGCCGATCTCAGTCTCAAGAGCCCGGCGCGCGCGCTGGACTCGAAGTGCAAGCTCGAACAGAAGCCCGGCCAGCACGGTGCTGCCAAGAAGGGCAAGATGTCCGACTACGCCGTCCAGCTTCGCGAGAAGCAGAAGGTGAAGCGCATCTACGGTCTGCTCGAACGGCAATTCCGCCTGTATTACGCGAAGGCTTCGAATCTCAAGGGTGCAACCGGCGAAAACTTGCTGCGCCTGCTCGAAAGCCGCCTCGACAACGTCGTTTTCCGCATGGGTTTCGCGGTGACGCGTGCCGGTGCCCGACAACTGGTCGCACACAAGTCGATCACCGTCAACGGCAAGAAGGTCAATCTCGCCTCCTACCAGGTGAAGCCGGGCGACGAAGTCGCCGTGGCCGAAGGCGCACGCAAGCAGTTGCGTATCCAGGAAGCGCTGACCCTGTCCCAGGAGATGGATCTGACGCCGGGATGGGTCGAAGTGGATGCGAAGAAGATGGCCGGTACGTTCAAGGTTGCGCCTGACCGCGCGGACTTGCCGTCGGACATCAACGAGAACCTCATTGTCGAGTTGTACTCGAAGTAA
- the rpoA gene encoding DNA-directed RNA polymerase subunit alpha — protein sequence MVANATSVMRARGITAERLAPNRARVAVEPLERGFGHTLGNALRRVLLSSIPGCAITEVEIDNVLHEYTTLEGLQEDVIEVLLNLKDVALRMHGHDETLLTLVKKGPGVVTAGDIKVDHSVEIINPDHVICHLTKDTQINMRLRIARGVGYQPALSRRRPDEESRPIGRLQLDASFSPIRRVAFEVDNARVEQRTDLDKLVLDIETNGTIEAEEAVRRAADILADQLSVFGDFTRRESAAAKPAATGIDPLLMRPIDDLELTVRSANCLKAESIYYIGDLVQRTEVELLKTPNLGKKSLTEIKEVLAARGLSLGMKLENWPPAGVQHGMLG from the coding sequence ATGGTTGCAAACGCCACAAGCGTCATGCGCGCCCGCGGCATCACCGCCGAGCGACTCGCGCCCAACCGCGCGCGCGTCGCTGTCGAACCGCTCGAGCGCGGGTTCGGCCACACGCTCGGCAACGCGCTTCGGCGCGTGCTGCTCTCGTCGATTCCGGGCTGCGCCATCACCGAAGTCGAGATCGACAACGTCCTGCACGAGTACACCACTCTGGAAGGGCTGCAGGAGGACGTGATCGAAGTCCTGTTGAACCTGAAGGATGTGGCCCTGCGCATGCACGGTCACGACGAGACCTTGCTCACCCTGGTCAAGAAGGGCCCGGGTGTCGTCACTGCCGGTGACATCAAGGTGGACCATAGCGTCGAGATCATCAATCCCGATCACGTGATCTGCCACCTGACCAAGGACACGCAGATCAACATGCGCCTGCGCATCGCGCGCGGCGTCGGCTACCAGCCGGCGCTGTCGCGTCGTCGCCCAGACGAGGAGTCGCGTCCGATCGGCCGCCTGCAACTCGATGCGAGTTTCAGCCCGATTCGTCGTGTCGCCTTCGAAGTCGACAACGCCCGCGTTGAGCAGCGCACCGACCTCGACAAGCTCGTGCTCGATATCGAGACCAACGGCACCATCGAAGCGGAAGAAGCAGTGCGCCGCGCTGCCGACATCCTCGCCGATCAACTGTCGGTGTTCGGCGACTTCACGCGTCGCGAGAGCGCCGCCGCGAAACCGGCCGCAACCGGCATCGATCCGCTGCTGATGCGTCCGATCGACGACCTCGAACTCACCGTCCGGTCGGCGAACTGCCTGAAGGCCGAGAGCATCTACTACATCGGAGACCTGGTGCAGCGCACCGAGGTCGAGCTGCTGAAGACGCCGAATCTCGGCAAGAAGTCGCTCACCGAAATCAAGGAAGTGCTCGCCGCCCGCGGTCTCTCGCTCGGCATGAAGCTCGAAAACTGGCCCCCGGCCGGCGTGCAACACGGCATGCTGGGCTGA
- the rplQ gene encoding 50S ribosomal protein L17 yields the protein MRHLKSGRKFNRTSSHREAMFKNMASSLFVHGLIKTTLPKAKELRRVAEPLITLAKIDGVANRRLAFDRLRDKAAVGVLFTELGPRYRERKGGYLRILKCGFRAGDAAPMAYVELVDRPQVEATAEA from the coding sequence ATGCGCCACCTCAAATCCGGTCGCAAGTTCAATCGCACCAGTTCGCACCGCGAAGCCATGTTCAAGAACATGGCCAGCTCGCTGTTCGTGCATGGCCTGATCAAGACCACCCTGCCGAAGGCCAAGGAACTCCGTCGTGTTGCCGAGCCGCTGATCACGCTCGCCAAGATCGACGGCGTCGCCAATCGCCGCCTGGCCTTTGATCGCCTGCGCGACAAGGCTGCGGTCGGCGTGCTGTTCACCGAGCTTGGTCCGCGTTACCGCGAACGCAAGGGTGGCTATCTGCGCATCCTCAAGTGCGGCTTCCGCGCTGGAGATGCCGCCCCGATGGCCTACGTGGAACTGGTCGACCGTCCGCAAGTCGAAGCCACCGCCGAAGCGTAA
- a CDS encoding disulfide bond formation protein B, whose translation MSLNLLAWSNRSAFLAAFLICTGLMGYAFYAQYVQGLEPCMLCMVQRVFVCAVGLTALIAALHAPKAWGWRVYGALTALWAALGIYIAGRHVYLQSLSPEELDGCAPSLQYALEYFDALKVLKTIFIRDQDCGVIDWTFLGLSMPNWVLFCFIAFFIAALYYGFRRVR comes from the coding sequence ATGAGTCTCAATCTGCTCGCCTGGAGTAATCGGTCCGCATTCCTCGCGGCCTTCCTGATCTGCACCGGGCTGATGGGCTATGCCTTCTACGCGCAGTACGTGCAGGGCCTTGAGCCGTGCATGTTGTGCATGGTGCAACGCGTTTTCGTGTGCGCCGTGGGGCTGACCGCATTGATCGCCGCCCTGCATGCACCCAAGGCCTGGGGTTGGCGCGTGTACGGCGCGCTGACTGCGCTGTGGGCTGCGCTTGGCATCTACATCGCGGGACGGCATGTGTACCTGCAGAGTCTGTCGCCAGAAGAGCTCGATGGCTGCGCCCCGTCGCTGCAGTATGCGCTTGAATACTTTGATGCGTTGAAGGTATTGAAGACCATCTTCATCCGCGACCAGGACTGTGGCGTCATCGACTGGACCTTTCTCGGGCTGTCCATGCCGAACTGGGTGCTGTTCTGTTTCATCGCCTTCTTCATTGCGGCGCTCTACTACGGTTTTCGCCGCGTCCGTTGA
- a CDS encoding 3-deoxy-7-phosphoheptulonate synthase class II — protein MTTWTPAQWRERPAAQQPTYPDAEHLERCMAQLRRLPPLVTSLEILTLKRHLAEAAEGRRFLLQGGDCAESFSECDSTTITNRLKVLLQMSVALVHGLKLPVVRIGRFAGQYAKPRSTDLEERNGVSLPSYRGDIVNAPEFSAQARIPDPERLLRAHAHSAMTMNFVRALIDGGFADLHHPEYWDLGWVEYSPLQREYRRMVEAIGESVRFMETLAGEPIGSFTRVDFFTSHEALLLHYEEAVTRQVPRNPGWFNLSTHFPWIGMRTAALDGAHAQYCRGIQNPVGLKVGPGVSADQLLAVIDFLNPLNEPGKLTLIHRMGAAKIAAALPPLLEAVRREGKNVLWCADPMHGNTESTANGYKTRRFENIRDELEQGFDIHAAAGTRLGGVHLELTGENVTECMGGARDLTEIDLERAYKSSVDPRLNYEQSLELAMMIVHKRGRVQEDQSSRAGLAAT, from the coding sequence ATGACCACCTGGACCCCCGCGCAGTGGCGCGAACGACCCGCCGCGCAACAGCCGACGTATCCGGATGCCGAGCATCTGGAGCGTTGCATGGCGCAACTTCGCCGCTTGCCGCCGCTCGTCACCTCGCTCGAGATCCTGACCCTGAAGCGACACCTGGCAGAGGCCGCCGAAGGCAGGCGTTTCCTGCTGCAGGGGGGGGATTGCGCCGAGAGTTTCAGTGAGTGTGATTCGACCACGATCACCAATCGCCTCAAGGTGCTGCTACAGATGAGTGTGGCCTTGGTGCACGGCCTCAAGCTGCCGGTAGTGCGTATCGGCCGCTTCGCCGGTCAGTACGCGAAGCCGCGTTCCACCGATCTGGAGGAACGCAACGGGGTATCGCTACCGAGCTATCGCGGCGATATCGTCAATGCGCCGGAGTTCAGCGCGCAGGCGCGCATCCCGGACCCGGAGCGCTTGCTGCGCGCACATGCGCACTCGGCGATGACGATGAATTTCGTGCGCGCGCTGATCGACGGCGGCTTCGCCGACCTGCACCATCCCGAGTACTGGGATCTTGGCTGGGTCGAGTACTCGCCGCTGCAGCGCGAATATCGGCGCATGGTCGAAGCCATCGGCGAGTCGGTGCGCTTCATGGAGACGCTGGCAGGAGAACCGATCGGCAGCTTCACTCGCGTCGATTTTTTTACGTCGCACGAGGCATTGTTGCTGCACTACGAAGAAGCCGTGACGCGCCAGGTGCCGCGCAATCCCGGCTGGTTCAACCTGTCGACGCATTTTCCGTGGATCGGCATGCGGACCGCGGCACTCGATGGCGCGCATGCGCAGTACTGCCGCGGCATCCAGAATCCGGTCGGGCTGAAAGTGGGGCCAGGCGTGAGCGCGGATCAGTTGCTGGCGGTGATCGACTTCCTGAACCCGCTCAACGAGCCGGGCAAGCTGACCCTGATCCACCGCATGGGCGCGGCCAAGATTGCCGCCGCACTACCGCCACTGCTGGAGGCAGTGCGTCGCGAGGGCAAGAATGTGCTGTGGTGCGCCGACCCGATGCACGGCAACACCGAGAGCACGGCGAATGGCTACAAGACGCGCCGCTTCGAGAACATCCGCGACGAGCTTGAGCAGGGCTTCGATATCCATGCTGCCGCCGGAACGCGGCTTGGCGGCGTGCATCTGGAATTGACCGGCGAAAATGTCACCGAATGCATGGGCGGCGCGCGCGATCTGACCGAAATCGATCTGGAACGCGCCTACAAATCCAGCGTCGATCCGCGCCTGAACTACGAGCAGTCGCTGGAATTGGCGATGATGATCGTGCACAAGCGCGGCCGCGTGCAGGAAGATCAGTCGTCACGAGCGGGACTGGCCGCAACCTGA
- the can gene encoding carbonate dehydratase — MDELDDLLERNRHWAESVKLGDPDFFRQLSQQQNPRYLWIGCSDSRVPANQILGLLPGEIFVHRNVANVVVHADLNCLSVLQFAIDVLQVEHIMLVGHYGCGGVRAVLDGVRLGLVDNWLRHVGAVLQKHRDVIGEIDTAAMQHARLCELNVIEQVVNICQTTMVQDAWERGQKLAVHGLVYSLFDGRLRDLGITTAQHGALTDAYVRALAQLGAARSDY; from the coding sequence ATGGACGAACTCGACGACTTGCTGGAACGCAATCGCCACTGGGCCGAGTCGGTCAAACTGGGCGATCCGGATTTCTTCCGGCAGCTGTCGCAGCAGCAGAATCCGCGCTATCTGTGGATCGGCTGTTCCGACTCACGGGTTCCGGCGAATCAGATTCTGGGCCTGCTGCCGGGCGAGATTTTCGTGCATCGCAATGTCGCCAACGTCGTCGTGCATGCCGATCTGAATTGCCTCTCGGTGCTGCAATTCGCGATCGACGTGCTCCAGGTCGAGCACATCATGCTGGTGGGACACTACGGCTGCGGCGGCGTGCGCGCGGTGCTCGACGGTGTCCGCCTCGGCCTGGTCGACAATTGGTTGCGCCATGTCGGGGCCGTGCTGCAAAAACACCGCGACGTCATCGGGGAGATCGACACTGCTGCAATGCAGCACGCGCGGCTGTGCGAACTCAACGTGATCGAGCAGGTGGTCAACATCTGCCAGACCACGATGGTGCAGGACGCCTGGGAGCGCGGCCAGAAACTGGCCGTGCATGGGCTGGTCTACTCGCTGTTCGATGGTCGCCTGCGCGACCTCGGCATCACCACGGCGCAGCATGGCGCGCTGACCGACGCCTACGTGCGCGCGCTCGCCCAACTCGGCGCCGCCCGCTCCGACTACTGA
- a CDS encoding ABC transporter permease, translating to MPRTRLLASSLAILSGVALAGVLVAFALARLAAHPSVPGTQPRADFVTLVPVGIGSEFSDGGHISYDSLAHWFPAPSQAVTAIATQRQVVRGDGSGERVAMGFFGGPLFEGLGVEVEGHIPAQPSLEASLAGPRPAQPELLVRRSLALRWFGSTRAALGQRVEIDTLVAPMTGERVTFAIAGVFDDDFAGPSAATQADVWIPLSTWPEMMMPAQQRQLMRSLPTEFIGALTGDGVVAMQSRLHAAMQASGSARDLRLLAMPGLGLEGSTRLVYARWARTLQLFAGGLGAMLLAFAFAMRWLDLANRESEDRTRAALGERASHWWRRNLRISAQQVAGTLVSTATALLFVHFASGSAGEGPLATAIDGIAGAPISWFVVGVFVLLLALAPLAAQRLQRRLGQGGAYAHPPLAVARMLIVLAISAVAALAAASALGVLQLEHLRERDLGFDAKRLSITERSSALSDSALSRMTDGRAATPLLADLAQLGIAAANAGPVQHPSLIQGSLARDGGTGEVQLLTVNFVSANYFDVIGLRAESHCGAFAAFAPTQAIANRAFLRKFDLHPGQPMPTLTLSLPGGESAITLCGSVADGQFDDVRADPRPTLYMPLQRLGDLGVLIASTRSSGNGGDALASVLDRHAHDIEWQPWQTLTARIETQLQDERMLSQSGLLALTLALALGIAVCAATVMTAAAMHARQLAIRAALGASRRRLLLHLFVPSSTTTQGIFAAVAAGSAWLALRQLDASGSDAWLSLAGAAAAAMTAVLAAMIFVARAVREERLRDWLADRQ from the coding sequence ATGCCACGGACTCGTCTGCTGGCGAGTTCTCTGGCAATCCTGTCCGGGGTTGCGCTGGCCGGGGTGCTGGTGGCGTTCGCGCTGGCGCGGCTGGCGGCGCACCCGAGTGTGCCGGGCACGCAGCCGCGCGCGGACTTCGTCACACTGGTTCCGGTCGGCATCGGCTCCGAGTTCAGCGACGGTGGTCACATCAGTTACGACTCGCTCGCACACTGGTTCCCCGCTCCGAGCCAGGCAGTCACCGCAATCGCGACACAGCGACAAGTCGTGCGCGGTGACGGCAGCGGCGAGCGCGTCGCCATGGGCTTCTTCGGCGGCCCGCTGTTCGAGGGCCTCGGGGTTGAGGTGGAAGGGCACATTCCAGCGCAACCGAGCCTGGAAGCTTCGCTCGCCGGACCGCGGCCGGCGCAGCCGGAACTGCTGGTGCGGCGCTCGCTCGCGCTGCGCTGGTTCGGTTCCACACGCGCCGCACTCGGTCAACGGGTCGAAATCGATACCCTGGTCGCGCCGATGACTGGCGAACGCGTCACGTTCGCCATCGCCGGCGTGTTCGACGATGACTTCGCCGGCCCGTCGGCAGCGACCCAAGCCGATGTCTGGATTCCGCTGAGCACCTGGCCGGAAATGATGATGCCGGCACAGCAGCGGCAACTCATGCGCTCGTTGCCCACCGAGTTCATCGGCGCGCTGACCGGGGATGGCGTGGTGGCGATGCAGTCGCGACTACATGCGGCCATGCAAGCCAGTGGCAGCGCACGCGATCTGCGCCTGCTGGCGATGCCCGGACTCGGACTGGAGGGCAGCACCCGCCTCGTGTACGCACGTTGGGCCCGCACCCTGCAGCTGTTTGCCGGTGGTCTCGGCGCGATGTTGCTCGCGTTCGCGTTCGCGATGCGCTGGCTGGATCTGGCGAACCGGGAATCTGAGGACCGCACCCGCGCCGCACTCGGCGAGCGCGCTAGCCACTGGTGGCGGCGCAACCTGCGCATTTCCGCGCAGCAAGTGGCCGGCACGCTGGTATCGACCGCGACCGCGCTGCTGTTCGTGCACTTCGCATCCGGGTCCGCCGGCGAGGGGCCGCTCGCGACCGCCATCGACGGCATTGCCGGTGCGCCCATTTCCTGGTTCGTCGTCGGCGTGTTTGTACTGCTGCTCGCGCTGGCGCCCCTGGCGGCGCAGCGATTGCAGCGGCGACTGGGCCAAGGCGGCGCGTACGCGCATCCGCCATTGGCTGTCGCGCGCATGCTGATCGTGCTCGCGATTTCCGCGGTGGCGGCACTGGCGGCCGCCTCTGCGCTCGGAGTGCTGCAACTGGAGCACTTGCGCGAGCGCGATCTCGGCTTCGACGCCAAGCGGCTCTCGATCACAGAGCGCTCCTCCGCCTTATCCGACAGCGCTCTCTCGCGCATGACCGACGGCCGCGCGGCGACACCGCTGCTCGCCGATCTGGCGCAACTCGGCATTGCCGCTGCCAACGCCGGCCCAGTGCAACATCCGTCTCTGATCCAGGGTAGCCTGGCCCGCGACGGCGGCACGGGCGAAGTGCAGCTCCTCACGGTGAACTTCGTCTCCGCGAACTACTTCGATGTGATCGGCCTGCGCGCCGAAAGCCACTGCGGTGCCTTTGCCGCATTCGCGCCGACGCAAGCCATCGCCAACCGCGCCTTCCTGCGCAAGTTCGACCTGCACCCGGGGCAACCCATGCCGACGCTGACGCTGTCGCTGCCCGGCGGCGAGTCGGCGATCACCCTGTGCGGCAGCGTCGCCGACGGTCAGTTCGATGATGTCCGTGCCGATCCGCGACCGACCCTCTACATGCCGCTGCAACGCCTGGGTGACCTGGGGGTGTTGATCGCATCCACCCGATCGTCCGGCAACGGCGGTGATGCGCTCGCGTCGGTGCTCGATCGCCATGCACACGACATCGAGTGGCAGCCCTGGCAAACGCTCACCGCCCGGATCGAGACGCAGCTTCAGGACGAACGCATGCTCAGCCAATCCGGGTTGCTGGCGCTCACACTCGCGCTGGCACTCGGCATCGCTGTCTGCGCCGCAACGGTGATGACCGCCGCCGCCATGCACGCGCGCCAGCTCGCCATCCGCGCCGCCCTCGGCGCGTCGCGTCGGCGCCTGCTGCTGCATCTGTTTGTCCCATCGAGCACCACGACCCAAGGCATATTTGCCGCCGTGGCTGCGGGTTCGGCATGGCTCGCGCTGCGGCAACTGGACGCATCCGGCAGCGACGCCTGGCTCTCGCTCGCGGGCGCGGCAGCGGCGGCGATGACCGCCGTCCTCGCCGCCATGATCTTCGTCGCCCGCGCGGTCCGAGAAGAACGACTGCGCGACTGGCTGGCCGATCGCCAATGA